A genome region from uncultured Fibrobacter sp. includes the following:
- the grpE gene encoding nucleotide exchange factor GrpE produces the protein MAEDKNEQEPTAEEKAKFEQDVLKAAEDAMKMEAEANKADEAQAEAAAEQPADAADQPADQAPESTESADASTSSATEVLKAELAAANDRNLRLMAEFDNFRRRSAKEQLELIETANGKLLEKLSEVQDNFERAFASENKAKDLEAFEKGMQMIYNQFAKILTDAGLEQIDPTGAEFDPNCHEALMQQPSETVPEGHVVTVFQKGYKLKNKILKTAKVIVSSGK, from the coding sequence ATGGCTGAAGATAAAAACGAACAGGAACCAACCGCAGAAGAAAAGGCAAAATTCGAACAGGACGTGCTCAAGGCCGCCGAAGACGCAATGAAGATGGAAGCCGAGGCGAACAAGGCTGACGAAGCTCAGGCCGAAGCTGCCGCCGAGCAACCCGCTGATGCCGCAGACCAGCCCGCTGACCAGGCTCCCGAATCTACAGAATCTGCCGATGCTTCGACAAGCTCAGCAACCGAGGTGCTCAAGGCCGAACTTGCTGCCGCCAACGACCGTAACCTGCGCCTGATGGCCGAATTCGACAACTTCCGCCGCCGTAGCGCCAAGGAACAGCTCGAACTTATCGAGACCGCTAACGGCAAGCTCCTGGAAAAACTCTCCGAAGTGCAGGACAACTTCGAGCGCGCCTTCGCAAGCGAAAACAAGGCCAAGGACCTGGAAGCCTTCGAGAAGGGCATGCAGATGATCTACAACCAGTTCGCAAAGATTCTCACCGACGCGGGCCTCGAGCAAATCGACCCGACCGGTGCCGAATTCGACCCGAACTGCCACGAAGCCCTGATGCAGCAGCCCAGCGAGACCGTGCCCGAAGGCCACGTGGTCACCGTGTTCCAGAAGGGCTACAAGCTCAAGAACAAGATTCTGAAAACGGCGAAGGTGATTGTCTCGTCCGGGAAGTAA
- a CDS encoding M3 family oligoendopeptidase, with the protein MNRIFVPQDFNPDNVALVTSLFQSLLTAEVEPSPAALRNWIFKWSELESVLAEVSSRRYVAMTLNTQDEAAAKAYGDFVENIEPISNEYDDKLNKKLVAHPSFNDLKSEFGIWFKSVQVSLDLFDPRNIPLSTEETKAIQDYQKITGGMSVEFDGSVKTLQQVGAYLERTDRDLREKAWRTVWERRLQDKKPLDDAFDKLFQIRNKIAKNAHCKDYIDYIFLAKRRFDYTPDDCKDFHESIEKLVLPLQREMYKRRAQKMGLEKLRPWDLDVDPLNRPPLTPYKTGEELIEKVDQIFEGVHPQAGKWAREMQAKKLIDPDSRLGKAPGGYQIGFDESRLPFIFMNSAATDRDIYTLLHESGHSFHQFALANQPIFPYRDVPAEFAEVASMSMELIGMSNLKPFYGDDNESIQRSVLGELADVVWLFPWVASIDSFQHRLYEYPEHTAEDRSDIWDEIMSRYDAGVDYSGLEAVRRNLWQKQLHLFECPFYYIEYGIAQLGALQVWANFKKEGPAAIDKLFKAESLGYSVSIPEMFNTAGIKFDFTPKTIEPLVQTVWDEISKM; encoded by the coding sequence ATGAACAGAATTTTTGTACCCCAAGATTTCAATCCTGATAACGTCGCACTTGTGACTTCCCTATTCCAGTCCCTCCTCACCGCCGAGGTCGAGCCCTCGCCTGCCGCCCTGCGCAACTGGATTTTCAAGTGGAGCGAACTGGAATCTGTGCTGGCCGAAGTTTCCAGCCGCCGCTATGTGGCGATGACGTTGAACACCCAGGACGAGGCTGCTGCCAAGGCCTACGGAGATTTTGTAGAAAATATCGAGCCCATCTCGAACGAATACGACGACAAACTGAACAAGAAGCTCGTCGCCCACCCCAGTTTCAACGACCTCAAGAGCGAATTCGGCATCTGGTTCAAGAGCGTCCAGGTCTCGCTGGACCTGTTCGACCCGAGAAACATCCCCCTTTCGACCGAAGAAACCAAAGCCATCCAGGACTACCAGAAGATTACTGGCGGCATGAGCGTCGAGTTCGACGGCAGTGTCAAGACGCTCCAGCAAGTCGGTGCCTACCTCGAAAGGACGGACCGTGACTTGCGCGAAAAGGCCTGGCGCACCGTCTGGGAACGCCGCCTCCAAGACAAGAAGCCACTTGACGATGCCTTCGACAAGTTGTTCCAAATCCGCAACAAGATTGCCAAGAACGCGCACTGCAAGGATTACATTGATTATATCTTTCTCGCCAAGCGCCGCTTTGACTACACTCCGGACGACTGCAAGGACTTCCATGAGAGCATCGAAAAGCTCGTTCTCCCCCTCCAGCGCGAAATGTACAAGCGTCGCGCCCAGAAAATGGGCCTCGAGAAGCTGCGCCCGTGGGACTTGGATGTTGATCCGCTGAACCGTCCGCCGCTGACTCCGTACAAGACCGGCGAGGAACTTATCGAGAAGGTCGACCAGATTTTCGAGGGAGTTCACCCGCAGGCGGGCAAGTGGGCCCGCGAAATGCAGGCCAAGAAGCTTATTGACCCAGATTCCAGGCTCGGCAAGGCCCCGGGCGGTTACCAGATTGGTTTCGACGAGAGCCGCCTCCCCTTCATCTTCATGAACTCGGCCGCCACGGACCGCGACATCTACACGCTCCTGCACGAATCGGGCCACTCGTTCCACCAGTTCGCGCTTGCAAACCAGCCGATTTTCCCGTACCGTGACGTGCCGGCGGAATTCGCCGAGGTGGCGAGCATGAGCATGGAACTCATCGGCATGTCGAACCTCAAGCCGTTCTACGGCGATGACAATGAATCCATCCAGCGTAGCGTCTTGGGCGAACTGGCCGACGTCGTCTGGCTTTTCCCGTGGGTGGCGAGCATCGACAGCTTCCAGCACAGGCTTTACGAATATCCCGAACATACGGCCGAAGACCGCAGCGACATCTGGGACGAAATCATGTCCCGCTACGACGCGGGCGTCGACTACTCCGGGCTCGAAGCCGTCCGCCGGAACCTCTGGCAGAAGCAGCTTCACCTGTTCGAGTGCCCGTTCTACTATATAGAATATGGTATCGCGCAGCTGGGCGCCCTGCAGGTCTGGGCGAACTTCAAGAAAGAAGGCCCTGCCGCTATCGACAAGCTTTTCAAGGCCGAAAGCCTCGGCTACAGCGTGTCCATCCCGGAAATGTTCAACACGGCGGGTATCAAGTTTGACTTCACCCCGAAGACCATCGAGCCGCTTGTGCAGACGGTCTGGGACGAAATTAGCAAGATGTAA
- a CDS encoding MerR family transcriptional regulator translates to MQYGNLKIGKVYWSTKEVSQKTGIPDYTLRYWESVIPSLHVPRNRAGKRAWRKHDIEMVEAIQAMLKESPEGVSQISKADVAKRVATKAPIKVETAPPAPQHNPDPEVLRKLREEVLLAMSKLRK, encoded by the coding sequence ATGCAGTACGGAAACCTCAAAATAGGCAAGGTTTACTGGTCGACAAAGGAAGTGTCCCAAAAGACCGGTATCCCGGACTATACCCTGCGATATTGGGAGAGTGTCATTCCGTCTCTCCATGTCCCACGGAACAGGGCCGGGAAAAGGGCATGGCGAAAACACGATATCGAGATGGTCGAGGCAATCCAGGCAATGCTCAAGGAATCGCCAGAAGGTGTCTCGCAAATTTCAAAAGCCGACGTTGCAAAGCGGGTCGCCACCAAGGCACCCATCAAAGTTGAAACTGCACCCCCTGCCCCGCAGCACAATCCCGACCCGGAAGTCCTCCGGAAACTCCGCGAAGAGGTCTTGCTTGCGATGTCGAAGCTGCGCAAGTGA
- a CDS encoding class II fructose-bisphosphate aldolase, with protein sequence MAVSYKELGLVNTREMFAKAVKGGYAIPAFNFNTMEQMQAIVQAAVKQKSPVIMQVSKGARNYANGTILRYMAQGAVEYAKELGCANPQIVLHLDHGDSFELCKDCIDNGFSSVMIDGSALPYEDNIALTKKVVEYAHQHDVTVEAELGVLAGVEDEVQAEESHYTKPEEVIDFATRTGCDSLAISIGTSHGAYKFKPEQCTRDPKTGKLVPPPLAFDVLHAIEEKLPGFPIVLHGSSSVPQDEVDTINAHGGKLPDAVGIPEEQLREASKSAVCKINIDSDSRLAMTAAIRKYFDEHPEHFDPRQYLKPARENMQKMYEHKIVDVLGSNNKL encoded by the coding sequence ATGGCAGTTTCTTACAAGGAACTCGGCCTGGTGAACACCAGGGAAATGTTTGCAAAGGCTGTTAAGGGTGGCTACGCTATCCCGGCTTTCAACTTCAACACCATGGAACAGATGCAGGCTATCGTGCAGGCTGCTGTGAAGCAGAAGTCTCCGGTGATCATGCAGGTCTCTAAGGGTGCTCGTAACTACGCAAACGGCACCATCCTCCGCTACATGGCCCAGGGTGCTGTTGAATACGCCAAGGAACTCGGCTGCGCCAATCCGCAGATCGTGCTCCACCTCGACCACGGTGACTCTTTCGAACTCTGCAAGGACTGCATCGACAACGGTTTCTCTTCCGTGATGATCGACGGTTCCGCTCTTCCGTACGAAGACAACATCGCCCTCACCAAGAAGGTTGTTGAATACGCTCACCAGCACGACGTGACCGTCGAAGCTGAACTCGGCGTGCTCGCCGGTGTGGAAGACGAAGTCCAGGCTGAAGAATCCCACTACACCAAGCCGGAAGAAGTGATCGACTTCGCTACCCGTACGGGCTGCGACTCCCTCGCTATCTCCATCGGTACCAGCCACGGTGCTTACAAGTTCAAGCCGGAACAGTGCACTCGCGACCCGAAGACTGGCAAGCTCGTTCCGCCTCCCCTGGCATTCGACGTGCTCCACGCCATCGAAGAAAAGCTCCCGGGCTTCCCGATCGTTCTCCACGGTTCTTCTTCCGTGCCGCAGGACGAAGTTGATACCATCAACGCCCACGGTGGCAAGCTCCCGGATGCCGTCGGTATTCCGGAAGAACAGCTCCGCGAAGCTTCCAAGTCCGCTGTTTGCAAGATCAACATCGACTCTGACAGCCGTCTCGCCATGACTGCCGCTATCCGTAAGTATTTCGACGAACATCCGGAACACTTCGACCCGCGCCAGTACCTCAAGCCGGCTCGCGAAAACATGCAGAAGATGTACGAACACAAGATCGTTGACGTTCTTGGTTCTAACAACAAGCTGTAA
- a CDS encoding zinc ribbon domain-containing protein, with amino-acid sequence MPLCPHCHSPLKENATFCPHCGSDADTGWKEGAEFTDLETPDYEEILENEFGDDPDGPYAKKKKANPLAIVAAVIVALAFIGAMVAM; translated from the coding sequence ATGCCTCTCTGTCCCCACTGCCACTCCCCTCTCAAAGAAAATGCCACGTTCTGCCCGCATTGCGGGAGCGACGCCGATACTGGCTGGAAAGAAGGCGCTGAATTTACCGACTTGGAAACTCCCGACTACGAAGAGATTCTAGAAAATGAGTTCGGAGACGACCCGGACGGCCCTTATGCCAAGAAGAAAAAGGCGAACCCGCTCGCTATTGTGGCGGCGGTGATAGTAGCTCTCGCTTTTATTGGTGCGATGGTCGCGATGTAA
- a CDS encoding response regulator → MVFIFSFYIRSVFIDSSYMSTESNLKKTAVDTENYIRGLSEDFIQLPRRLVGVTRTNAIKSQLVKHAQSKNGVHDAYYGASDGVFVSARDISLDKDNAEFRTKTWYLEAARNKGLAITGPTLKKVGNEKKPVMTLSMPIWNKAEQQIRGVVAEDFSLVKLRESMGAVARDEGGITILVNAQNNNIFTFYPYMLNTGRVTQDTILELFRLIEDSFNADTLKRGTVRRIEKTNIHRQDMVFMIVPLNHQPFYIVHVLQQNKVVMRLKKDLSAIQLIMSIVVLLLVSFSAFVSGILFRIFIKKDLRESVHSSTLFDTLLGSPHLSLILTNDTYDILHASANIETFFKEDGKEMKGQILFDYIPSDQFKHFAHRVAMGGDLYPSERKIVVSVSNKRGEEVWWEISFQVLVEDNGTIRYLFMINDETSGIQKDTILDTILLSADRSLLIIFDRNMNVKYMSKQIADIFDKNWRDLIGVSLDKLKEFGLPETVCESVDKAFRSQDTWKDSFMLTLANSSEIWFRGEAVTLKAQESVVGYMLSMTDISEVVATREIAEKATQAKSEFLANMSHEIRTPMNAIIGMVHLIAETDLDNRQRGFVERIGHAAKSLLAIINDILDFSKIEAKKQELEITQLVLHDVISEVTTLAQVRIASKPIELIIDVDPDIPEILLGDPLRLSQIFTNLINNATKFTEKGNITLRIEMEQATETNVRLSISVSDTGIGMSPEQVSRLFNAFTQADGSTTRKYGGTGLGLVICKSLVELMGGQLNVESTAGVGSKFSFRLTFPIAPQNTPPKWKDELSFKNKNVLLVDNSAELRKVLRHLLERLQCVVEEAMTVDEALDVIQAHEAAGEARYDLFIVDYEMPFLGGFDFVRGLPESMRDIPKILMHPINFEEENAKIATEELHFNSCVAKPLQMVNLLSAMQQAFGLELTYKKQVKKEKRKIYFKEAKILLVEDNQMNQELAVSLLNSVGLTAMVAENGKQAIEKLKEKAFDLVLMDIQMPVMDGFTATRIIRRSDDEYFKKLPILAMSARAFQKDKDECIKAGMNSYIVKPIDPPLLYEELAKFLKIAGEAPQQESTIQLLPPSQPDNEESNFLMQFQKVRNFDATTGLYHANNSTSLYLKIVQGFVRDYANCTTDLRKMLEENRFEESVRMVHTIKGLCGTIGSNHLHHLGQTLESELAKKVKNFDTFNEFEKSLHELIDDLDVSLKAIAVPEHAAGPVKKSRLPEATGYLKKELGQLRIFVDACSTTKCKRVIEDLEQVSFGEEIEVKLRTIKEKVSDYDFSEAMTLIKELEKIIA, encoded by the coding sequence ATGGTTTTTATTTTCTCTTTTTATATCCGCAGCGTTTTCATTGATTCCTCGTACATGAGTACCGAATCCAACCTCAAGAAGACGGCTGTCGATACGGAAAACTACATCAGAGGGCTAAGCGAGGATTTTATCCAGCTCCCTAGGCGGCTCGTGGGCGTTACGCGAACGAATGCTATCAAAAGCCAACTAGTCAAGCATGCCCAGTCAAAAAATGGAGTACACGACGCTTACTACGGAGCCTCCGATGGTGTGTTTGTCAGCGCCCGCGATATTTCCCTGGATAAGGACAATGCCGAATTCCGTACAAAGACCTGGTACCTGGAAGCAGCGCGAAACAAGGGACTGGCCATTACCGGGCCTACGCTCAAGAAGGTGGGCAACGAGAAAAAGCCAGTAATGACGCTTTCCATGCCTATCTGGAACAAAGCGGAACAACAGATTCGCGGGGTTGTCGCCGAAGATTTCAGCCTAGTCAAGTTACGTGAAAGCATGGGCGCCGTTGCTAGAGACGAGGGCGGCATTACCATTCTCGTCAATGCGCAGAACAACAACATCTTTACATTTTACCCGTACATGCTGAACACGGGGCGCGTTACGCAAGACACGATTCTGGAGCTTTTCCGCCTTATCGAAGATTCATTCAATGCTGATACTTTAAAGCGAGGAACTGTACGGCGTATCGAAAAGACGAATATCCATCGCCAAGACATGGTATTCATGATTGTTCCCTTGAACCATCAGCCATTCTACATTGTCCATGTGCTGCAGCAGAACAAGGTGGTCATGAGGCTCAAGAAAGACCTTTCGGCCATTCAGCTCATCATGTCGATTGTCGTGTTGTTGCTAGTCTCCTTCTCTGCATTTGTTTCCGGCATTCTCTTCCGCATTTTCATCAAGAAAGATTTGCGTGAAAGCGTTCACTCGAGTACGCTTTTCGACACATTGCTCGGGAGCCCGCACCTTTCGCTTATCTTGACAAACGACACTTACGATATTTTGCACGCGAGTGCGAACATCGAAACCTTCTTCAAAGAAGACGGGAAGGAGATGAAGGGGCAGATTCTCTTCGATTACATTCCGTCGGACCAGTTCAAGCATTTTGCACACCGCGTAGCCATGGGTGGCGACCTCTATCCGAGCGAGCGCAAGATTGTCGTCTCGGTATCAAACAAGCGCGGCGAAGAAGTCTGGTGGGAAATCAGTTTCCAGGTCCTTGTCGAAGACAACGGCACAATCCGTTACCTCTTCATGATTAACGACGAGACGAGCGGCATCCAGAAAGATACCATCCTCGACACGATTCTCCTTTCGGCCGACCGCTCGTTGCTGATTATTTTCGACAGGAACATGAACGTCAAGTACATGTCCAAGCAGATTGCAGATATCTTCGACAAGAACTGGCGCGACCTCATTGGCGTTTCGTTAGACAAGTTGAAGGAATTCGGCTTGCCCGAGACGGTCTGTGAATCTGTGGACAAGGCGTTCCGCTCCCAGGATACATGGAAAGATTCCTTCATGCTCACGCTTGCGAACTCAAGCGAAATCTGGTTCCGTGGCGAAGCCGTCACACTCAAGGCGCAAGAGTCCGTGGTGGGCTACATGCTCTCAATGACCGATATCTCGGAGGTGGTCGCGACTCGTGAAATCGCAGAGAAGGCGACGCAGGCCAAGAGCGAGTTCCTCGCGAACATGAGCCACGAAATCCGCACGCCGATGAATGCCATTATCGGCATGGTCCACTTGATTGCCGAAACCGACCTCGACAACCGCCAGCGCGGTTTTGTGGAACGCATTGGCCATGCGGCCAAATCACTGCTCGCCATCATCAACGACATTCTGGACTTCTCAAAAATCGAGGCAAAGAAGCAGGAACTCGAAATTACGCAGCTCGTACTCCACGATGTCATCAGCGAGGTCACCACACTGGCCCAGGTCCGTATCGCATCGAAGCCCATCGAACTCATTATCGACGTAGACCCCGACATTCCCGAAATTCTCCTGGGCGACCCGCTGCGCCTTTCGCAGATTTTCACGAACCTCATCAACAACGCGACAAAGTTTACCGAAAAAGGCAACATCACGCTCCGTATCGAGATGGAACAAGCGACCGAAACGAACGTGCGGCTTTCCATCAGCGTGTCGGACACGGGTATCGGCATGAGCCCCGAACAAGTCAGCCGGCTTTTCAACGCATTCACACAGGCAGACGGCTCTACAACGCGCAAGTACGGTGGCACGGGTCTCGGCCTTGTCATTTGCAAGTCGCTCGTGGAACTCATGGGTGGCCAGCTCAATGTGGAAAGTACAGCAGGCGTGGGCTCCAAGTTCTCCTTCCGGCTTACATTCCCAATTGCACCGCAAAATACACCTCCCAAGTGGAAAGACGAACTGTCGTTCAAGAACAAGAATGTATTGCTTGTCGACAACAGCGCCGAATTGCGCAAGGTGCTACGTCACTTGCTCGAAAGGTTGCAGTGCGTTGTCGAAGAGGCCATGACAGTAGACGAGGCACTTGACGTAATTCAAGCGCACGAGGCGGCGGGCGAGGCCCGTTACGATCTCTTTATTGTCGACTACGAGATGCCCTTCCTTGGCGGGTTCGATTTCGTACGCGGTTTGCCGGAATCCATGAGGGACATTCCGAAAATTCTCATGCACCCGATTAATTTTGAAGAGGAGAACGCAAAAATTGCCACCGAAGAGCTGCATTTCAACAGCTGCGTAGCCAAGCCGTTGCAGATGGTGAACTTGCTGAGTGCCATGCAGCAGGCATTTGGGCTCGAGCTCACCTACAAAAAACAGGTGAAAAAGGAAAAGCGCAAGATTTACTTCAAAGAAGCGAAGATTCTCCTAGTCGAAGACAACCAGATGAACCAAGAACTGGCCGTATCGCTCTTGAACAGTGTGGGGCTTACCGCCATGGTCGCCGAAAATGGAAAGCAGGCCATCGAAAAGCTCAAGGAAAAGGCGTTCGACCTTGTGCTCATGGATATCCAGATGCCTGTAATGGACGGCTTTACCGCGACAAGGATTATCCGCCGTTCAGATGACGAGTATTTCAAGAAACTTCCCATACTCGCCATGAGCGCCCGCGCCTTCCAGAAAGACAAGGACGAGTGCATCAAGGCCGGGATGAATTCCTATATCGTGAAGCCGATTGATCCGCCGCTCCTTTACGAAGAACTCGCTAAGTTCCTGAAGATAGCAGGGGAGGCTCCTCAGCAAGAGTCGACGATTCAACTCCTTCCGCCTTCGCAGCCGGACAATGAAGAATCCAATTTCCTCATGCAGTTCCAGAAGGTGCGTAATTTCGATGCGACCACAGGCCTATACCATGCGAACAATTCGACGTCACTCTACCTCAAGATTGTGCAGGGCTTTGTCCGCGATTACGCAAATTGCACCACCGACCTGCGCAAGATGCTCGAAGAAAACCGCTTCGAAGAATCGGTACGCATGGTCCATACGATCAAGGGTCTCTGCGGCACAATCGGTTCGAACCATCTCCATCATCTTGGGCAAACACTCGAAAGTGAACTGGCCAAAAAAGTCAAAAATTTCGACACGTTCAACGAATTTGAAAAATCCCTCCACGAACTCATCGACGATTTGGATGTCTCGTTGAAGGCAATCGCAGTGCCTGAGCATGCCGCCGGGCCCGTCAAGAAGAGCCGACTCCCAGAAGCAACCGGCTATCTTAAGAAAGAGTTGGGACAGCTCCGCATATTTGTCGATGCGTGTTCGACGACCAAATGCAAGCGCGTCATCGAAGATCTGGAGCAGGTTTCGTTTGGCGAAGAAATCGAAGTAAAATTGCGCACGATTAAGGAAAAAGTGAGCGATTACGACTTCTCGGAAGCCATGACACTTATCAAGGAACTTGAAAAAATAATTGCCTAG
- a CDS encoding HD domain-containing phosphohydrolase yields the protein MEKPRAKILVIDDTKTNIDVLDGILSMDYDIYVALNGEKGISLTEKIHPDLILLDVMMPEMDGYETLRQLHERNILHDTPVIFLTAKADAKSEQTGLDLGAVDYITKPFNPSLVKLRIKNQLDLKFQRDHLNDLVDEKTADIRKTMKVMLTSLGSLAEYRDPETGEHIRRTQVIVQKLAEQLKDHPRFKMFIKSIEYIDYYATAAPLHDIGKVGIHDEILRKPGKLTDSERDIMMLHPKMGYDVLLEATKELNGNPMVRIAADMALGHHEHWDGNGYPNHLKGDQIPVGARMMAVADVYDALVSKRPYKDPYPHEVAVKEIINGRGTQFDPDVVDAFMKIAPELPEIYEKFNDREKAS from the coding sequence ATGGAAAAACCTCGCGCCAAGATTCTAGTCATCGACGATACCAAGACCAATATCGATGTATTGGACGGTATCCTGTCTATGGATTACGATATCTATGTTGCGCTGAATGGCGAAAAGGGAATCTCTCTGACTGAAAAGATTCATCCGGATCTTATCCTGCTCGATGTGATGATGCCCGAGATGGACGGTTACGAAACGTTGCGCCAGTTGCACGAGCGCAATATTTTGCACGATACGCCAGTCATTTTCCTTACGGCAAAGGCCGATGCAAAAAGCGAGCAGACCGGGCTTGACCTAGGAGCCGTTGACTACATCACCAAGCCGTTCAATCCATCGCTTGTCAAGCTGCGCATCAAGAACCAGCTCGACCTCAAATTCCAGCGCGACCACTTGAACGACCTCGTAGACGAGAAGACTGCCGACATCCGTAAGACGATGAAGGTCATGCTTACGAGTCTCGGTTCTTTGGCTGAATATCGCGATCCCGAGACGGGGGAGCACATCCGCCGTACACAGGTCATTGTACAAAAGCTCGCAGAACAGCTCAAGGACCATCCGCGATTCAAAATGTTCATCAAGTCCATCGAGTACATCGACTACTACGCGACAGCGGCACCGCTGCACGACATTGGCAAGGTGGGCATTCACGATGAAATCCTTCGCAAGCCGGGCAAACTTACTGATTCCGAACGCGACATCATGATGTTACACCCCAAGATGGGTTACGATGTGCTGCTCGAGGCGACCAAGGAACTGAACGGAAACCCCATGGTGCGCATCGCGGCCGATATGGCCCTCGGTCACCATGAACACTGGGACGGGAACGGTTACCCGAACCACCTCAAGGGCGACCAGATTCCAGTCGGGGCACGCATGATGGCCGTTGCCGACGTGTACGATGCCCTCGTGTCCAAGAGACCCTACAAGGATCCGTACCCGCACGAAGTTGCAGTGAAGGAAATCATCAATGGGCGCGGCACCCAATTCGACCCGGACGTTGTCGACGCCTTTATGAAAATCGCTCCGGAACTTCCTGAGATTTACGAAAAATTCAACGATAGGGAAAAAGCATCTTGA
- a CDS encoding glycoside hydrolase family 43 protein codes for MKRFLAPFSVIFVIGQSFAQDDVTPLWQAFAKMEPAGIHDLYNDLDLPDTISAAGEKFYVTWESSDTLFLGHDGRINGRLVGENHEVTLTGTLYDNVIGSTETKVNKFKISIHGFEPYSNYLFAYFPANNNENIYYALSNDGYNFTAMNNGNRVVAADTVSIKKGLRDPHVLRAPDGWFYMVNTDMKSAEGWASNRGMVLMRSRDLISWEHSTVHFPDKYKGKNFANVTRVWAPETFWDDTYDNGDGTKGRPLVYFSLLTNDGTISYDKVFYAYANKDFTDLEGEPTHFFDRGKSTIDMDIVYNPVDQKYHAFYKNEGDGGICKVTSYSLMPASGKATGSQWSKPSKALQQTTEAVEGAGVFKLINQNVWVLMYDCYNNGHYQFTTSSDLENFKFVQDTKTSGAFTPRHGTVLPITAEETAKLMKAFPTKDFEPRVIDIPDSIGVCDGKRVVAPCSGTKIIPYVKVGDGEWSETTDLTVKKGANVTLGPHPWDGKIWSWNGPDKFKSTDREVTLKNVDGDNSGYYTVVYTNETGCKSQAKIKIVVDDPDKPYVEEDTTTTRIAKDNRKFIRPLQINGKPVYFDLLGNRLKAKPRNAVTIQK; via the coding sequence ATGAAGCGCTTTTTAGCCCCTTTTTCTGTGATTTTCGTCATTGGGCAGTCATTTGCCCAGGATGACGTGACCCCGCTATGGCAGGCGTTCGCTAAAATGGAGCCCGCGGGCATCCACGACCTCTACAATGACCTCGACCTCCCCGACACGATATCCGCCGCCGGCGAGAAGTTCTACGTCACCTGGGAAAGCTCCGATACACTCTTTTTGGGGCACGATGGCCGTATCAACGGGCGACTGGTGGGCGAAAACCACGAAGTGACTCTCACAGGCACCCTGTACGACAACGTCATCGGGAGTACGGAGACAAAGGTCAACAAGTTCAAGATCTCCATCCATGGGTTTGAGCCGTACTCCAACTACTTGTTCGCGTACTTCCCGGCGAACAATAACGAGAACATTTACTACGCGCTGAGCAACGACGGCTACAACTTTACTGCCATGAATAACGGGAACCGCGTGGTAGCTGCCGATACGGTGAGCATCAAGAAGGGGCTGCGCGACCCGCACGTGTTGCGCGCCCCCGACGGCTGGTTCTACATGGTAAACACCGACATGAAGAGCGCCGAAGGCTGGGCGAGCAATCGTGGCATGGTGCTCATGCGCTCCCGCGACCTTATTAGTTGGGAACATAGCACAGTCCATTTCCCCGACAAGTACAAGGGCAAGAACTTCGCGAACGTGACCCGCGTGTGGGCCCCCGAGACGTTCTGGGATGACACCTACGACAACGGCGACGGCACCAAGGGCCGCCCGCTCGTGTATTTCTCGCTCCTGACCAACGACGGCACCATCAGCTATGACAAAGTGTTCTACGCCTACGCAAACAAGGACTTTACCGATTTGGAAGGCGAGCCGACACATTTCTTTGACCGCGGCAAGTCGACTATCGACATGGACATCGTCTACAACCCCGTCGACCAGAAGTACCACGCCTTCTACAAGAACGAGGGCGACGGAGGCATCTGCAAGGTGACTTCGTATTCTCTCATGCCTGCAAGCGGAAAGGCCACCGGTTCGCAGTGGAGCAAGCCGAGCAAGGCTTTGCAGCAGACGACCGAAGCTGTCGAAGGTGCAGGCGTGTTCAAACTCATCAACCAGAATGTCTGGGTGCTGATGTACGACTGCTACAACAACGGGCATTACCAGTTCACCACCAGCAGCGACCTCGAAAACTTCAAGTTCGTGCAAGACACCAAGACAAGCGGAGCCTTTACACCCCGCCACGGTACCGTACTCCCCATTACCGCCGAAGAGACGGCTAAACTCATGAAAGCCTTCCCCACCAAGGATTTCGAGCCTCGCGTTATTGACATTCCCGATTCTATTGGCGTGTGCGATGGCAAGAGAGTCGTGGCCCCGTGCAGCGGCACAAAGATTATCCCTTATGTGAAAGTTGGCGACGGCGAATGGAGCGAGACGACTGATTTGACGGTCAAGAAAGGCGCGAACGTGACCCTTGGCCCGCACCCGTGGGACGGCAAAATCTGGAGCTGGAACGGCCCGGACAAGTTCAAGTCCACCGACCGCGAAGTTACGCTCAAGAATGTGGACGGCGACAACAGCGGCTACTACACCGTGGTTTACACCAACGAGACCGGCTGCAAGAGCCAGGCCAAAATCAAGATTGTGGTAGACGACCCGGACAAGCCCTACGTGGAAGAAGACACCACGACGACCCGGATTGCGAAGGACAACCGTAAATTCATTCGACCGCTGCAAATAAACGGCAAGCCTGTTTATTTTGACTTGCTCGGCAACAGGCTCAAAGCCAAGCCGAGAAACGCCGTGACCATACAGAAATAA